The Musa acuminata AAA Group cultivar baxijiao chromosome BXJ1-8, Cavendish_Baxijiao_AAA, whole genome shotgun sequence genomic sequence AATCCGTCAGAAACCCACACCAGAGGCAACATTTACAGCACAGGTAGAACAAATTAACAATTAACTTCTTCAACTTGGACAAGCAAGTTACTATCCAATCTGTTAGATTAATAAGTGGATGATTTGCATCTTCATCAGAGAATATAGACTCAAAAACAAGATTAATAGTAACACTCAAAGGCCAAAGTACAAAGTAAAATGAATCACACACTACTACTAAATATTATAtggtataataaacaaaaatcattAGCTTTGTTTTCTATAACTTATAGACACATCAACTTGGGCAGAATAGATAACTATAATAAACAAACACATGTAAGCCAAGTCACTAGTAGTGAGCAGACCAGGTTATTTATATCGACCAGCTCATCATCATCTACAAATGTGGAACTAATCGTAGGCAGTGTCATGATGCCTCTTCAATCCAGATAACGTTGCCTACTTAATGCGCCAActatactaccactcagtctccaCACTGATTTTATGCCTtcaagccttcttattcaatactCCATCATTGAACCATCATGGCAGAAACCCTTAATTTTCTAGTTTTTACTTGCTAATGTTATGTTAAAATTGTCTTAACTGTCCAAACCTAGAAATTCCTTGGTGCTAAGAGTACAAGTACAAACCAACAGATAATACCAGTGTCTGGAAAATTCATCAACATAAACATTAGATGGTAGCTAAATATTACGATAACATAAAAATAATCGATCCGCAGACTGAAGCCTACATGCTCAGTTAAGAAATCCATCTTTCACCCTAAAAACACCTCTGTTTCTTCTTTTACAGTTTATGCACATCGAAATGCAATCATACTGATTACATCTAAATGTTAAAATAATTACATATAAAATGTCATGAAGATAATACAAATTATAGTTCATGTAAATTCAAGGAGCACTGGATAATATAATGAAACCATAATGAGATATAACAGCAACAGAAGTACCAGCTAAAGAATTTCTTGAGAGGAACTGCTTCACCACATCCTCATTTTGGGCAACTGTTAAACTGGAAGCAAAACAATCTGTTGTTCATTTTGggcaaagaagatgaaaaaaatcTCAAACTAAGTTGTTCTGACAGTAGCAAAGTAACAGTTCACGAGAAAAAAAACTAGTATCTTCTTGCTTATGCTATTTACACAGATTTTATAGAGACGAGAAGAAACATATGCATGATCCAAGATGAGACAGATAGAGCAGCagaaaaaattctaagagataaaGTTTAGTAGGCAGCTAGTGTAGAAATATCTACGCCAATGAAAAAAGGTATATTGTTGCAGTTTTACATGAAGAGGCAGCAAGCCAGCATAGTTTTGGCAAATAAAAATTACAGCAACATATGTTGTATGCATTGTACAGTAAGCCCATATTTCTTAAGATGGCAGATTAAATTGCTATTAAACATCGAAACTTAAGGTTAAAGGTTAACTGTACATATAAAAGAAAAGGTCAGAGAATGAAAACTATAACTGTAGTACAAAAAGACAAAACACTAAAATAACCTTCAGGGGAACACATAATCAAATAAGTCAATACTCTACAGTCTACACTACCATACGTCCCACTTTTTAATTTCTTAAATTTATTATGAGAGAAGAGGAAAAATCTATGATTATGTCCTCTAGAAAAAAAAGATAGGTGAATGTAACAGAGAAAGGTATTTCGAGACAAATGTAGAAGCAAGACAAGAAACCTACAAGGGCTACCAAGATGTATGATAACCATACCCTCTAGAAAAGCTTTACCAAGAGAAAGCAATACGTTTTGATTCTGGTACTCGGTGATACCAGTATATATCAAATGGTATATATTGGTCTGACTAATATTTAGATCATGGCTCACCTTACTAGTCCGTACTGGTGTACCAACCGACCATCGGTATAGTACATATCGAACTGTACCGATGTACCAACATATGGTATGGTGTGATGTACTGACAAACCGATATGTACCGCTCATACCGGTCCCATGTCGGACTGATACATACTGCCTATATCGAGGGGTATACCACGATACGACGAACCTTGATTTAGATCCTCAATTAATGGTATTAAGTCTTCATTTGTATAAAGCATATACGAGTATCAAGTACTTTGTAAAGATCCCTTCAAAGTCTAAACTATGATAATGAACATATAAAACTTttaatacatatataatatgacTAACATTTGACTATTTGTGTGAGTCTAGATCAATAAGTCAATCACAAATATCAAAATTGTATTTATATCTTGTTTAGATATTTGTGTTGTGTGAAAAAAGTGGATACGTGGAACCAGCaatctttgaaaaaaaaatttctcatgtGGATAAAAATTGATACATAATACTATTAATACCATCATTTTTCTCTAATCCATTTGCAGTATCCAACAGGTAAAAAGTAACAGAAAGTCAGTTAAGAAACTGACATCTATCTGTATAGAAGAGTCAAACAAGCCCTTGATAAAGTGGTTCCATCACAAAGCATATTGAATGAAAACAGACTTTTGAATAATATGAACACAAGCAGCTACATCTAAGAAAATTTTCATTAATACAACAATAGCACAGGGCCCAGAGGTATTCTTTATGGAAATTATTCATGATCATGGTTGGCAAATGCTGACTATACATGAAAATTATAGATAAAAGTAGATAAGTCTTTCCATAGTAGCTCGTAAGAACCATTTCATGCCCCACAAAATAATGGTTAGCAACCAAGGGGACTCACCTACAAGTGCTATATACAAGTGTTCCCCCAACTCTTAGCAATCTGAAACCATTTGTCAAAAGTTGTAACTGCATGGGGAAAACAATTGCATATCATATTTCTCTCTCTCAATGCCATAGTAatgaacacaaaagaaaaaatctCCAAAAATGAAGTCGATAATATGTCCTGTTTCAGGTAACATCATATTGACACTACAATTAAATGTATTCTGCGATTTGAATTTGCTGGATTACAATAATTTCCCATGAACCAAGAAGCTACATTATAGCCAACTAGGAAACTCAAGTATCATTAAACAATCCAACAGGCACAATGAACAAAATCTATTACTGAAATAAATTAGAAAAATGGAAAATATTGTGTCTGTCTAGGGCTACTCAGTGTACTATATTGTGGAGATCATCAACATCACTAAATGCATTTTTTTTCAAACTCAATAATGAGAATATATGTGAAAATTTGCACAAAAGAACAAACCCAAAAGACATGTGACTCCATTAACCAACAGGATCGGCAAAAAACCAGCTGAAAAGCATAAATCCCTAACTTACAACTAAAACTGTCCCAAACCTCAAAATTCATATATCCAACCCTAGCCCACTTCAATAGCATTAAAGCTAAAATTGGTAAAGTTAGGTTCACAACAAGTTCAGTCCTATTAGAATTACCCGTGTAGTAAATATGAAATGCAAAAACTCAAACCTGTAAGTACTTTATTGGGTTAACTCTTAAGTAGATTTGTTCTACATTGCAACTATATCAGATTGGGTAGACTGCAGTCAGATTTGAGTTTCAAGTGCATGAACTAAACTTGAGTTATATCACAATCAAAACCTAACTAGAGAACTGAACAACCAAGCCAACTACACCAAATAATCTGGATGTGACACACAAGAATCAGACCAAGTTGCATGTCCAGGGTGAGTAAAATAAGTACCTGAAGGTGGAGCAAAGAGTCTGTTCTTTTAGCATCAAGTACTCGACGCTCTAATGTTTCCCATCCCCAATCCTCGAACTTCTGGATGTGTTTCAATGATCCATCATGAGTGCATTCTGCATCAACGAGGACCTAAACAAAGTACGAACAAACAATGATTTAGTTTACATATGCAGCCAATTGACAGTAATATATACAAAGGCAAGGTCATCAGGAAACACAAAaagaaacatttaatatttaaatGTTAGATATGGAGAATATTAGAAATACAAGAAAATACAAATCAAGATGGAGAACTATGATAGAAAGCAGTTAGCAAAACATCTTGCTTTATTAAAACTTTCAAACAAATTCAACTACCGAATATTTAAATTTCCTCCATCTAAATTTATGACCAAAATTATCTAATATGCTTAGATTCAACCAATAACAAATTGGTAGTGAAAATGAGAAAATTATCAAGCCCAAGAGagttagataaataataattcatCATGCCAATTAAATCCTCAATATTAAGTACACAAGTTCCAAAATCTTCTTGATAGTCCATGCTTAGTCCTTCCTCAAAAAGCAGAAGAAATTCCATTTTTCATGTCAATGATTATTTCCCAAAAACATTAGTGCATCACACACATTTATATTAATCATATAACATAGGTTTTACTTGCTGGATTAAGATACTATCAGCACTATGGCGAATGACCAATTAACCTAAATTATAACTACAAACAAAAGAATCACAAGCTCTTTTATACAAATGCGACCATTTTTCTCCTTTGAACTTTAACTTCCCTCTAGCCTGCTGATCTTTTGGCACAAAAGTGATCCCATCTCCTGACAGgactgcttctctctctctctctctctctctctctctctctctctcatttcttGGGGGAAGGATTGGGTGACTAACCCGTTAGTTATTTTGTATGCATAGACTGATTAAATAAAACCAGTGTTAATGATAGTACTCAAAGTAGGCAAATTAACCAGGAAACTATCCTTAGCAACTGGATAATACCAATGTTATTTAGTTTAATGACTTTATCCCATTTCATTCAGCACTTTATTGCCCCGCAACTAATCAAAACACCTGCTTCAAAAATAAACAGTCACTGATTAACATCGATGTGGCATTCAAGTCAGTGAACATGCATCTCGACAAGCAAACAATCCATGTCATAAAAATGACAAGAATATGTTGAGTCTCTATtagctttttaagctttatttatataaatatatgcgTGCATTCCCACTGATCGAGTTCAAAATTGAAAGTTATCATTACAGTTAAAGAGTTGATCCTGTAGTGCTGAGACATAAAAACTAGGAACACCAAAAGGTACCAAGGAGACCACAAAAATTAAAAAAGGTCCTCTGGAAAACATTAGGAAAGCATACCCTGTCATAGCCAGAAAATGATGGTTCATCTACTGCACGAAAGAGTTCATTTTTGCATAATCCTACAACCCCGGAATATCTGCCATAGAAAATTAGCTCCGGTGAAGTTGATTTAATTTGATCTAAATCAGCAATGTTTCCTGCTTTGGCAGCTTTCTTTCGTTCTCTCCATGATCTCTTGGCAGTCCATTCAGCAAATATATCAGGGTCATTCTTGCCACTCAAACCTTTGACAATTCCGACACCAAGTTTGCCTAAGTTAGCCAATATGCTATATGCTTAAACGAGAAGATACTTGTTTACAACAAATTTCATTACATGGTTTTGTTTCCATGCAAGACCTCACTGGCAAGAGGGAGAATGATGTTCCATCAGCAACAAAAAGCCGGCAATGATCTCCCAAGGAATACTTTTGCAACATTGTACGGCAGGCTGCCAGACGGGCTCTTGCAATGTCAACACCAGTCAGTGAACCAGAGTTACCAAGAAGATCTGCTAGCATGCACAGCTTGGCACCTGACAGAAATGGAATAGTCTCACTAAATAAGTTACAAATCCATGAAAAAACAGTCAGGACATTgctgatttttttaaaaagacaAAACTAACTGAAAGTGCAAAATCTTCAATTTTCATCAGTACCATACTTCATATAGGTCAAGTCAAAGACAGAATTACCAGATTTTTCAAACAATAAAACACAGCTATTCCTAGAGAAAAACTGATTTCATGTTTGCAATATTTAACTAAAGAATactgttgaaaattttaaaaagttacataaAATATGATACAAAAGAATAGATGTACTAGCCTTTGTAGAAAATAACCAATTGAAACAACCAAATACAGAAATCTAAGCCAATCGACTCCTTGATACTGAAAATTTGACTCTGACAACTAACAAGCTCCAAACAAGGCCAACTCATGAAAGGTTTGAAGAGAATATCAAACTTAACACATTTGTGACAACTTTATTATAAGTTTTAACTGTCTCATATCCATTAGACATTATCCTCGTAAGAGAGAACAAGATAGTAAAACCACAAAGTATCAGTGTCCTAAGGAATCATTCAGAATACAGTACAGCTGTTATCATATAATATCCATTTAGTGATTTAGGACACAAACCTCAGACTAATAAACTTATCAGAACCAAAATGAGGATACCCAAAATTTTGTAAGACACTGGATTTATGCACATTACCAGATATGAACAAACAACTCCTATCTGATCAAATAAATTTATAAGGTTGAGAATGGGAGTCTAGACCTGAAATTTCAGGTTAATTTCAGGTTATCATCTCTCTCAATACGCCTAGGATAaagggaaaaaacaaaaaaattgctGCATTGTTCAACACCCCATGCCTTTTGTTCAATGGTGATGAACCATATCAACAAAGTTAATCTTCATAAGGAATGTATTTATTATTTGGACGAATCAAGAAGAGGCAAGAACCATTGAATTGACATAACACAACCGAGTAAAACTTCAAACAACCAGTTGAAGTGCCAAAAAGTTGTACAGTCCTAACAATAAATTTTGCATCCACTGGCTAATAAGATGAAAGTGAGGAACTCAAAGACCAACTCAAACATAGAAAACAGCAAAAATAGCAACTCTTTGGAATCAACTTTGCTACAGATAATATTATGGAAAAACCAATTAATGCATGTGTGGGCAATGATCATCCAAATCTACACCAGGGTTAAGCAATTTAATATGACCTGGTCTGCCGCCAGTGATTATCTGGTCATGTTTGCCCAGTAAAGTAGATAAAAGAGTAGCATAAAATGAACATGGTGATCTTGTACATCAAGTCTCAAAAGATCATGTTCTAACTGGGTCAGCATCTAAAACATAAAAGATGGCCAATAATGTCCCATCATTGAAACCATATACAGTCTGAAATTTCAAGTCAACAAGGaaccaataaaaataataataattttaaatgagAAATGTAGACCACAAAAGAAATTATGGTCCAAAGTCACAATTATCGTTCATCAACCAGGCTAGTTGACAACAAAGTTGAATGAATTGGACCACTGTAATAACAAAACTGGTTGCTTTTCAAGAAGCATGTACTTGCAACCTTACAAACTCGCAATAGAATGAATTATGAAAACTATGACAACTACAAACTTGAGATTATTGCCGTTAGAAAAATGATGGTTCAGTGCAGAAGGTTCCCATGCCCAACATAGGGTTGGAGAGGGTCAATATACACCATCTTACAACTAAAAACAAAGCATATTGCCCTGAAAGTGAaaatattgtataagttcttgcTTAAGTTAAAAGAGTAGAAAGCACCCAGCCACTTGTTCCTTTTTGTTTTAGTCTAATCTGTAATCAAGCATCTTTCGatcaaaacaaaagaacaaaCAACAAACTTAGGAAAAACTTTCCATGCATCATATGAACTTATAGTTAAATATAAAATTGATTTGATAAAAAATGTTCTTTCATTAATTCTCAGCAAAGACACCCATGTAGTCATCTGATTCATGATAGAAAATATGCAcgagaattctagataccatgcaAGTGCATTACGACTAGCATATTAATTGCTCAGTTGACCTACCAAATAAGAGACAGTGGACAGTTATCATGTATGACCTAATTTCTTAGTGCATTCTCAATAATAATTTATCCATAATTCTACAATTAAGTTTCCATGGAGGTGCAGATTGGCATCAGTATATCTCACATTAGATAAGGATTCAttgaacatgaaaaagaattTAACAGCCACAGGAAAACTAGCTAATTGAAGGCACCTAGTAACTtatgtatatacgtatgtatgtgtatgtatgtataatatACACACTTCCTTGTGATATAGAGATTAAAATGTCTATCCAACATCAAATGCAAAGTACAATAAATTCAACGGATTAAACTTATAATGTACCAACTATCAACAATGTCCATAAAGAAACAAAAGTGACAGAAAAACTCTAGGCTTCATAAATAAGTAGTTACCTGATGAAGTTAAAACTTCTGCAATATTATATTCattttatataatataaatttcCATGCGATATAGAAAATTATTGGACATGCAAAATATTTGCAAGcttttttataacttaaaaagCACATAGATGCAGCTGAACATGTAATATTAGCAAATTATGCCGGAACCAACCTTATTTTGTTGTATAACTCATAAACTATCCGGATACACAAGCAGAAGCATAAAGCTTAAGTACCTGGTGCACAACACAGATCAAGAACATGATCTGCCGGTGAGACATTTAAGGCTGACACAGCAGCTCCTGAAGCTGCATCCATCCCATAGATCTGAGTGGTAGTTATTGAAATTAGATTATGTAGCTCACTATGATTACAAGATCACATACAAACCGAAGAAAAAGCAAGGGCAGTAGCATGAATATTTACATAGTACCTTCTTCAAAAGAAATAGACATAATCCCCTTCTTAattgtattatttttttttaaatccaatTCAAATTATTGGGTTCTGGTACTTTTTCTGAAGCCAATTAGTTAGACTAAATTAGCTTGAGTGCTTTTGAAGGAACTGGTTCATCAACTGGAAAACCCAAGAGACCTTGTTCAAATTGAGCTCCGACCACAAACAGAACCATACGATACCAGCTCAGAAGAGATCTGATGTTCAGAAGCCTGATATTACAATAAAatataatgacaataataaagatcaCTAGGAACCTCACAAATTTGGTGATTAGCTAGCTAATTAACAACACATCTGCTGCTGTCTACACCAGCAATCAGGTAAAttgtaaaaaaaaggaaagaggttGTCACTTATGGTATATATATGGCTGGCCTAATTTACCAAACATTTTTTGCCAATTGATCAGATTCCCACTTTCATGCTCCACTTATCTGATTGTGACAACAAATAAGCATGCATCAAAGAGGATGTCCTATGAATTCAGCAGTGGCTAATACTCTAACTACCTTCGACTCTTTCTTTTTCTACTCTGATTTTTCTAATACCAAAATCCATCGGGCATTCCTGCATTTGTAGACAtggtttgtgatttttttttaattacttaatattatatatacaatCATCTAAGCTGTAGCTATTGATGTTACATGCAAATATTTGGCTCGCATTCTACTAATCCTAGATCATTCCTCTAAATCCCAAAACTCTATTTCATTATCTCAGCAATTGAAGTCATGGGAAACAAAGGGGAGGCACTGTTTTAACTAAAACAAAGCTCATTTTGATAGAGAATCAAAAGGCATACAAAATCATCAATGCTGCAACTATTGATGTTACATGCAAATATTTGACTTGCACTCCCCTAATCCTACATCAATACCATAAATCCTGAAATTTTATCTCATTATTCATCAATTATCATGGGGTCTTGAAAAACAAAGAAAGTGGAGCCATTATTTTGACTAAATTATTTTCACAAAGGTGGTTTTGATAAAAGAGTCAAAAGACACGACATAAAGGTTGAacccaaataataaaataataacaggTTCAGAACCACATCATCAATACAAGACAAAACAACATCATGGCATCTACAACTATTCATAACAGAGATAAGAAACAGAATATTTCAGTGTGAGTTTAATAGGATGTCACCTGCAGTGTGATTGAAGTAGGATGT encodes the following:
- the LOC135587188 gene encoding uncharacterized protein LOC135587188 isoform X1: MYCRMGSIETTSSVHNQEKGLSLSLPRSFLHFLEENGLDPSIYAMIETIPRYIRFIYYGLHMFHIKRVKPGCESQLVEIENELKCRLEKVSWLSGFFAIPSQIQIAGSKAYQQGKIYGMDAASGAAVSALNVSPADHVLDLCCAPGAKLCMLADLLGNSGSLTGVDIARARLAACRTMLQKYSLGDHCRLFVADGTSFSLLPVRSCMETKPCLSGKNDPDIFAEWTAKRSWRERKKAAKAGNIADLDQIKSTSPELIFYGRYSGVVGLCKNELFRAVDEPSFSGYDRVLVDAECTHDGSLKHIQKFEDWGWETLERRVLDAKRTDSLLHLQLQLLTNGFRLLRVGGTLVYSTCSLTVAQNEDVVKQFLSRNSLAELRHVEASAIWPCRSGGIPNTLRFDPKTSQTSGLFIAKFTRLAS
- the LOC135587188 gene encoding uncharacterized protein LOC135587188 isoform X2 encodes the protein MYCRMGSIETTSSVHNQEKGLSLSLPRSFLHFLEENGLDPSIYAMIETIPRYIRVKPGCESQLVEIENELKCRLEKVSWLSGFFAIPSQIQIAGSKAYQQGKIYGMDAASGAAVSALNVSPADHVLDLCCAPGAKLCMLADLLGNSGSLTGVDIARARLAACRTMLQKYSLGDHCRLFVADGTSFSLLPVRSCMETKPCLSGKNDPDIFAEWTAKRSWRERKKAAKAGNIADLDQIKSTSPELIFYGRYSGVVGLCKNELFRAVDEPSFSGYDRVLVDAECTHDGSLKHIQKFEDWGWETLERRVLDAKRTDSLLHLQLQLLTNGFRLLRVGGTLVYSTCSLTVAQNEDVVKQFLSRNSLAELRHVEASAIWPCRSGGIPNTLRFDPKTSQTSGLFIAKFTRLAS